The segment CGTTGCGACATCCGGCTGCACGAACTGCATGGTGTCGTAGATCGCCATGCCCGCTGTGACCGATCCGCCCGGTGAATTGATGTAGAGCCAAATATCTTTGTCAGGATCTTCGGCTGCGAGCAGCAGCATCTGTGCGCAGATGGTGTTGGCGTTATCGTCGCGGACCTCCGAGCCCAGCCAGATAATCCGCTCCTTCAGGAGCCGGTTGAAGATGTGATCGTCGAGTCCCATTCCCTGCTGCGTCGTGGCAGCGCGGTCGTTAGGGCTGACAGTGGCTGAAAGTTGCTGGCTCACGTTATAACTCCCGTACGTATTGAAGGCCGGCGCCTTCGACTTCGTTTGGCCTGTGCCTTGGACAATAACCCGACTGTTGACGATAAAAGTCCCGAAACCGGCGCTGTTCGCCAACAGCGCACGATTTCGGCGCCTTCTTCAGCTGCCGGCAGACAATCACGAAAAGTGCCGCAGTCCGCCGAGATGACAAAGGCCGGTTGCAGAACAAAGCTGTTCCACAACCGGCCCTTCGAACTGCTACAGCCGAACGTCTGCCGGATCTACCGCGTCGGACTCGCCGTCCTCGTCGTCGACTGCCTCCGGGGCATCATCCGTGGCTTCCGCGCCTGCGGGACGGACGAAGGAGCTTAGGTCTACGGGTACACCGGTGGTGTCGACCACGGTTGCCTTTTCCAGCACCGCTGCGAGTGCCTTGCGGCGGCCGACCTCGGCGACCATCGCTGGAACCTGCCCACCCTGATCGATCGCCTGGGCGAACTCGTTCGGGTTCATGCCGTACTGCTGGGCTGCCGAGATCAGGTACTCGATCAGTTCTTCCTGGGAGACGTTGACGTCTTCCTTCTCAACGATGGTGTCGAGCACGAACTGGGTGCGAAGGCTCTTCTCGGTTTCGGCCGTGACCTCGGAGCGATGCTCCTCGTCGTCGGTGCGGCTTTCGCCTTCCAGGTGACGATCGACCTCGGCCTGGACAACCGACTCGGGAACCGGAATGTCGGTGACCTCGAGCAGCTGCTCGAGAACTTTGTCACGGGCGGCAACGCCCTGTTCGAAGGTCTTGGCCTTGGCGGCCTGCCCGCGCAGGTCTTCCTTCAATTCTTCGAGTGTGTCGAATTCGCTGGCGAGCTGGGCGAAATCGTCATCAGCCTCCGGAAGCTCGCGCACCTTGACCGACTGAAGCGTGACCCGCACCTGAGCCTCTTCGCCTTCGTGCTCCCCACCGGCAAGCTTCGAGGCAAAAACCGTCTCTTCGCCGGCACTGAGGCCGTCGAGCGCCTCATCCAGGCCATCCAGCATCGTGCCGGCGCCGACCTGATAGGAGATGCCCGAAGCGGTATCGACCTCTTCGCCGTCGACCTCGGCTGCGATATCGATGGAGACGAAGTCATCGGTTGCAGCGGGCCGCTCGACCGGAGTCAGGGTGCCGAACCGGCCGCGCAGCTCGTCAAGTTCCTTGCTGACATCCTCGTCGGTGACCTCAGTGGCATCGACCTCGACCCTGATCGAGCTGTACTCCGGCAGGGTGACCTCTGGTCGCACATCGACCTCGACGGTGAATTTCAGTTCACCTTCGTCCTTGCCGTCAAGACCCGGAACTTCACTGACCTCAACCTCGGGCGTGCCCAGCGGCTTGAGATCGTTTTCGGTGATCGCATCGCGGTAGAACGTATCGAGACCGTCATTGACGGCTTCCTGTAGTACGGCTGGACGTCCGACACGCTGATCGATGATGCGTGTGGGAACCTTGCCCTTGCGGAAACCGGGAACCTGAATCTGCTCGGAGATCGACTTGTATGCCTTATCGATGCTCGGCTTGAGCTCGTCGAAGGGAACCTCGACGGACAGCTTCACCCGAGTGGGGTTCAAAGTTTCGACGGCGCTCTTCACAGTGATGCCTCTCAGTTTCGTTTGTTTGATTTCATCGCAGCGGATTCATGCAGCCCTGCGACGGCCAAAAGACGCTTAACGTGAACGAGGCATGGTCTGCACCATGCCTCGCAACGTTTACGTGTCGGGGTGACAGGATTTGAACCTGCGACCCTCTGGTCCCAAACCAGATGCGCTACCAAGCTGCGCTACACCCCGTGACACTGAAATTTATCCTAAAGGTTGCGCAGGGCAAAACGCACATCGGAACAACCCTGCGAAAGCGATTATTACTTCACGCGCAACTGCGCTACAGTTATGTCCGCCCAGGGGATGTAGCTCAATGGTAGAGCCTCAGTCTTCCAAACTGATGGTGCGGGTTCGATTCCCGTCATCCCCTCCAAGGTAGAAGCCCCGGCATTTGCGGCTGTTAAACCGCTGATGACCGGGGTTTTTGCGTACCCGGGCCTGGCCGTGAATGCACCGGCAGCCCGATCGGACGGCCCGGCGCCGCAGTGAAACGCCGCTGCCTCCCTTACCTTTTTCTTGCCTTCCGGTAGGTCGGCGCAGTGATAAGTATCGCAATCCGCAGTTTTCTTGTTCGCGCTCGGCTGAACTTCCCCGGGCTTGGAATGTGCTCGGGCCGTAGCCGGACTCTGTTACCGCTCATGACGACATTGCTGCGCAGGCGCACGTTGATGATCATGATGGATCCCACCCGCGGCTTTCATCCGGTTGCCCGAAGCACCTGCGATTGGTCCCTCCTTAAGCAACATCCGACTCTCGAAGGCACAGATCATTGACTGCATCGACTTCCACTACACGTGACTACGTCCCGTCCGGCCCGTTTGCGGGCCGCTTTGGTCCGGCGATCGCACTGAAGTCCCGCGAAACCGGCAGGTTGACCGAGCTTGGCCCCTTCAGCATCGACCCGGAAACGTTCGGTCCGCTTGAGGTCGCCTACGACTTCGGCCCGGTGACTCGAAAAGACATCGAAGCAGGGCCGGCCTCGTTGTGGCGCTATGCCCCGCTACTCCCGGTCCCTCGCACGGCTGAGGAACGGCCCGCCGACCTCAGCCCCGGCTGGACCCGGCTGCTGAAGTCGGAGAATCTAGCCCGGCGGCTGAACCTGAAGAACCTGTGGATCAAGGATGATCGGGACAATCCGACTCATTCCTTCAAAGACCGGGTGGTCGCCACCGCTCTCGCCGCCGCGAAAACGCTCGGCTACACGACACTCTCCTGCGCTTCGACAGGCAACCTGGCAAACGCCGTGGCCGCGGCGTCCGCCCGGGCCGGCATCGATTCGGTCGTCTTCATTCCGGAGAACCTGGAGCAGGGCAAGATTCTGACATCGGCCGCCTACGGCACAAAGCTGATCGCGATCAAAGGGAACTACGACGACGTCAACCGGCTGTGCTCTGAAATTGCAGACGACCGCGACGACTATGGCTTCGTCAACGTCAATCTCCGGGCCTACTACGCCGAGGGATCGAAGACGCTCGGCTATGAGATTGCGGAGCAACTCGGCTGGCGACTGCCCGACCAGGTCGTCATCCCGGTGGCCTCGGGCTCTTTGCTGACGAAAGTCGACAAGGCGTTCCAGGAACTCATCGCGCTGGGTCTTGTCGAGGCTAAGCCGTACCGGATCTTCGGGGCGCAGGCAACGGGCTGCTCCCCCGTCGCGGAGGCGTTCGACGCCGGCTGGGATGTGGCGAAGCCGGTACGACCCGACACGATCGCGAAATCACTTGCGATCGGCAATCCCGCCGACGCTCCGTTCGTTCTGGATATCGTCCGCCGCACCGGCGGGGCGGTCGCGGCTGTCAGCGACGCCGAAATCGTTGCCGGCATCCGTCTGCTCGCCGAAACGGAAGGCGTCTTCGCCGAAACCGCCGGCGGGGTCACGGTGGCGAACCTGGTGAAGCTGCTGGATGACGGACGACTGGATCCGGATGCCGAAACCGTCGTGATCAATACCGGTGACGGCCTGAAGACGCTTGATGCCATAGCCGACCATGTCGGTCCGGCCGCGACGATCGACCCGGATCTGCGGATATTCCGGCAGACGATCGCGGCGCTCTAGTCGCGGCGCTTACACGCTTGCACGCTCGAACATGAACGACGACCCAATCCATCTGATCTAGGAGTATTGACGATGACGAACACGAACCCGACGGCGCAGTCCGACACGACGGTGAACCCGACGAACGAGCCCGGGGCACAGAGCACGATCCGCTTGCCGACAATTTTGCGCAACTACACGAACGGCAATGCCGAGGTCCCTGTCGCAGGGGCCACGCTCGGCGACGCTATCGACGATCTGGAGCAGAACTATCCCGGCCTGCGCGCCCGGATCCTCGACGACAATGGCGACATCCGCCGCTTCGTCAATGTCTACGTCAACGACGAGGACGTCCGATTCGCCGGTGGACCGCAGACGGCGCTGCCCGCAGGCTCGTCGGTATCGGTGCTCGCGGCGGTTGCCGGCGGCTGAACTGCTGCTCCTTGTAGATCGCTGTGCCGGTGGCGGCTTCGCTGGCTCGGTGACTTCGCGCCGCCAATTTACTGCCGGGCGGTAGACAGTGGCGGCTGGGGTTTCCCGGAAGCCAAGTAAGCGCCGCCGGGTAAGCAAGGGCTTACTTCCTTGACCTCTGGGCTCAGAGTCGTAGTATCTAAACATCTTCCATATTTGGAATGTGTATAAATACAGCTGAGGCTTACCTTACCGGCTTCGCTGCGCATACCGATTCAGCTGACTGTACTCAAGGAGCGACTTATGTCTGTCACGACCAACACCGCCGCAACCACCACCGCAACGGTTGCCCAGCTGCTCAACCCGCTGGTTGCCGAGCTGAGCGCCCTCTCACTTGTCGGCAAGCAAGCCCACTGGCACGTTCGCGGTGGTACGTTCCTCGCCGTGCACGAATACCTGGACACGCTGGTCGATGACGTGCGCGAGTGGGCCGACACAGTGGCCGAACGCGTGGTTGCCCTTGGCGCACCCACTGACGGTCGTCCGGCGATTGCCGCCTCAGCGGCGACGGCTGCCTACCCGGAGGGCTTCGTCTCCACGGAACAGACCCTTGATCTGATCGTCGAAGCTCTCGACAAGGTCATCGCGCTCGGTCGCGAGGCTCAGCCGGCACTCGGCGAAGCAGATGCCATGAGCGAGGATGTCGTCATCGAGGTACTGCGCGGCCTGGACAAGCACCGCTGGTTCTTCGACGCCCAGCGTGGCTAAGTCCCAGCGCGGTTAATGTCCACGGTGCCCGTTGGGCACACGTTCGCACACACCATTCGCGTGCACACCTATGGAGGCCGGCGTTCTGCGGTTATGGCCCAGCCATCCCGCGGAACGCCGGCATTTGCCGACATATGACTCATCACATTCTTGAACCAGCGGAGCTGGCCGAACGTCTTCGACAGTCCGGCTTGCGCTCCACGGCGCCCAGGCGCGCCGTCTATCAGGCCCTGGCCGAGCTCGGCGGGCATCGCTCGGCCGACGAGGTCACCGTCCATACCGCGGCCAACGGGCCGAAACTACCCCGGGCAAGCGTTTATAACGCGCTGTCGACTCTGGTCTCCATCGGGCTCGTGATGCAGGCCGAAACCGGTTCCGGCACGGCGCTCTACGAGGTCGCCTCCGACTACCACCATCATCTCCTGTGCCGCAATTGCGGGGCGGTGACCGATGTGCCGGGCGAATCCCCCCGTGAGTACCTGCGGGTCAGGGTCGCGGGCGCTCTCGTCGAATCGGCACAGATCGTCTATCGGGGCCTGTGCCCCGACTGCTACGCCGGGATGGCTGCGCACGACGCACGGCAGGACGTTCGCGGCTGAGGCTCAGGGACGTCCGCTTCCGACCAGGTGGCAGCTACGGGGCGACGCGATCCGATTCGTACTTCGAGATGACGTCGATGCGTCGCTGATGGCGGGGCTCAGCACTGAATTCCTCGGCAAGAAACGCGTCAACAATGCTCAGCGCCTCGGCTTCGCTGTGCTGCCTGGATCCGACGGCGACAACATTCGCATCATTGTGTTGCCGGCCGAGCTTGGCGGTATCGATATTCCAAGCCAAAGCCGCGCGCACTCCCGAGACCTTGTTGGCCGCGATCTGTTCGCCGTTGCCCGATCCGCCGATCACAACGCCTAGCGCGTTGACCCCGGCTTCCCTATCGCTCACCACGCCAAGTCCAGCCGCAATGCAGAAGGCAGGATAGTCATCCTGGGCGTCGTAGTCAGTCGCCCCATGATCGACGACATCGTGGCCAATTTCACTGAGATGCTTCGCCAGGGCTTCCTTGAATTCGAAGCCGGCATGGTCTGTTCCGAGGTGTACGCGCATGCACTTATTCTGACATGTGGATGGTGGCGTCATTCCACTGCGCGCTATCCGGTTGCCGGTCACTATTCCACTGCCGGTAGAAGTGGTGCACCGGGCCATGACCGCCTGGCCCGCCGACCGATAGCTGTCCGCTGGCCCGGAGCGCGCCGGTGAGATAAGCCTTCGCGGCCCGCACTGCCGCGGGCAGGTCGCCATCGAGTTGTGGGAGCAAGGTCGCGACGGCGGCCGAGAGAGTGCACCCGGTGCCGTGGGTTGACCGCGTGTCGACCCGAGGCGCCTCCAGCCAGTGGCACTCCCGCTCGCCGAGGCCTCCGGCCACCGCGCCGGGCCGGACACCAGGCTCGGCCCTGTCTGACAAAACCCTGTCTGACGACACCCTCTGTGACGACACCCTGCGTGTCAGCAAAAGGTCCGGGCAGATTTCGCCGGGCAGGTGACCGCCCTTCAGCAGGACGGCACCTGGTCCGAGTTCCAGCAGCCTGCCCGCCAGGTTAGCCATCTGTTCCCGGTCGACCGGCTCAGGCTGTTCGGTGAGGTCCGCAGCTTCCGGAAGGTTAGGAGTGACCAGGTCGGCAAGCGGCAACAGATCGGTTCGCAGCGCCGAAACCGCGTCGGCCGCCAGCAGCCGGTGGCCGCTCTTGGCAACCATGACCGGGTCCAGAACTACATACGGCAATGGATGCTCACCGAGTACGCCGGCCACCGCCTCGATCACGTCCCTGGATCCGAGCATGCCAATCTTCACCGCATCGATCCGCACGTCCGCCAGCAGGTTTCGCAACTGCGCAGCGACGAATGCGGGTGGTATTCGCAAGACTTCCGCCACGCCCTGGGTATTCTGGGCAACCAGAGCAGTGATGACGCTGGTGCCATATCCGCCCAGCGCCGAGAACGTCTTCAGGTCCGCCTGGATGCCTGCCCCGCCACTTGGGTCGGTACCGGCGATCGTCAGAATGTTCCTGATCTCGCCCATGGCTACTCCGCCACCGAAGCCGTTGAACGAGCGATAATTCCTTCCGCCCCGACCGGCCAGCGCTCAAGTCGCCAGGCAGCATCCCAGAACATCCATTCGAACTGGGCACCCCGGAAGTATGCCTTGCGCAAGGCGAGACGCTCACGCTCTCCAGCGTCGCGAGCCCAGGTATCCGCATAACCCAGCACCTGTTCCACGAGGCCGGCGAATTCCGGAGCCGCGTACGTATCAATCCAACGGGCGAACAATGGGTCCGGTGATGAAGCCCGCTGCATCGCCGCACCCACTTCTGCGTAGATCCAGTAGCACGGCAATACCGCACCGAGCGCCTCGGCGAACGACCCCGAGCCGGCGGACTTCAGCAAGAAATCCGTATACGCCACGGTTGTCGGACTGGCCGGCAAGTCGCCCGGCCGGGCATCGCCAAGGCGTGGCAGAAGCTGATCGAGAAGTTCCTGGTGCAGGCCGGATTCCTCTGCCAATGCGCCGACGGCGCCCGAGGCGAATATCCTGATGCCTTCCGAGTCTGGTGCCCGCCCTGCGAGCGCGGCAAGCGCCTGCGCATACTTGCCCAGATACAGCGAGTCCTGCGCCAAATAGCTGCCGAACCGGACCGGATCCAATGACCCGTCGCCTAAACCCGCGATGAACGGATGCGCCAGGATCTGGTCGAATATTTCCGCGGTGTCCGCCCATAACACCGCACGGAGCGGCAACTCCGAGTCGTCTGCGGGGTTGGTCGCCGGAGCCGGGCGGGACGTTCCGGGGTGCAGCACGGTGCTCATCTGTCTCCTCTTCCTTCGCCGGTACTAGCCGGAGCAGGTTCAACGGTCGGCGCCTGATGCGCCCTCTCAGCCTTTCGGCTCCCGTGGTGATGCTGCCTACCCTAGCGTCGGCTGTGCTTCCGCGTCGAGGGGGCCAAGTTCGGCGCGCAGTTTCTGCGCCGCGTCGGTCGGATTGCTGGCATCCGTTATCGCACGGACCACAACGACACGCTGTGCGCCGGCATCGCGTACCTGGCCAATCGTCGAGTGATCGATGCCGCCGATGGCGAACCACGGCCGGCTTGACTGCCGCCTGGCGGATTCTTCATGGGCGAAGCGGACGAGTTCGAGGCCGACGGCGGCGCGGCCGGGCTTTGTGGGTGTCGACCAGACCGGGCCGGTGCAGAAGTAGTCCAAGCCCGGCTGGTCGACCGCGGCGGCAGTTTCTTCCGGCCGGTGAGTCGACAGCCCGAGGATGGCGTCGTCGCCGAGCAGGCTGCGTGCCGCAGGGACCGGCAGATCGTCCTGGCCCAGGTGGAGCACGGGTGCGCCCGAGAGCCGGGCGATATCGGCGCGGTCATTCACGGCGTGCAGTGCGCCATGACGAGCCGCTGCCGCCGCGAAGAGCTCGAGCAGTTCAAGCTCCTCCCGGGCCTCGATCGACTTGTCCCGAAGCTGCACGATGTCCACTCCCCCGGCCAGTGCCGCGTCGAGGAACTGCTCAAGGTCGCCCTGATCCCGTCGGGAGTCCACACACAGGTAGAGCTGCGCCGTCGTCAGCCGGCGGGCACGTGACCCCACGGAATCGACAGACCGTGACTCGGGATTCTGATGCGTCATCTGGCTCTCCTGTTAGCGGGTTGGACCTCGCCTCGAAGCTATACCATCGCCTCTAGGTGCCTCCGCCGTGCTCCCTGAGTCCGGCGA is part of the Saxibacter everestensis genome and harbors:
- the tig gene encoding trigger factor, whose amino-acid sequence is MKSAVETLNPTRVKLSVEVPFDELKPSIDKAYKSISEQIQVPGFRKGKVPTRIIDQRVGRPAVLQEAVNDGLDTFYRDAITENDLKPLGTPEVEVSEVPGLDGKDEGELKFTVEVDVRPEVTLPEYSSIRVEVDATEVTDEDVSKELDELRGRFGTLTPVERPAATDDFVSIDIAAEVDGEEVDTASGISYQVGAGTMLDGLDEALDGLSAGEETVFASKLAGGEHEGEEAQVRVTLQSVKVRELPEADDDFAQLASEFDTLEELKEDLRGQAAKAKTFEQGVAARDKVLEQLLEVTDIPVPESVVQAEVDRHLEGESRTDDEEHRSEVTAETEKSLRTQFVLDTIVEKEDVNVSQEELIEYLISAAQQYGMNPNEFAQAIDQGGQVPAMVAEVGRRKALAAVLEKATVVDTTGVPVDLSSFVRPAGAEATDDAPEAVDDEDGESDAVDPADVRL
- the thrC gene encoding threonine synthase, which translates into the protein MTASTSTTRDYVPSGPFAGRFGPAIALKSRETGRLTELGPFSIDPETFGPLEVAYDFGPVTRKDIEAGPASLWRYAPLLPVPRTAEERPADLSPGWTRLLKSENLARRLNLKNLWIKDDRDNPTHSFKDRVVATALAAAKTLGYTTLSCASTGNLANAVAAASARAGIDSVVFIPENLEQGKILTSAAYGTKLIAIKGNYDDVNRLCSEIADDRDDYGFVNVNLRAYYAEGSKTLGYEIAEQLGWRLPDQVVIPVASGSLLTKVDKAFQELIALGLVEAKPYRIFGAQATGCSPVAEAFDAGWDVAKPVRPDTIAKSLAIGNPADAPFVLDIVRRTGGAVAAVSDAEIVAGIRLLAETEGVFAETAGGVTVANLVKLLDDGRLDPDAETVVINTGDGLKTLDAIADHVGPAATIDPDLRIFRQTIAAL
- a CDS encoding MoaD/ThiS family protein, whose translation is MTNTNPTAQSDTTVNPTNEPGAQSTIRLPTILRNYTNGNAEVPVAGATLGDAIDDLEQNYPGLRARILDDNGDIRRFVNVYVNDEDVRFAGGPQTALPAGSSVSVLAAVAGG
- a CDS encoding Dps family protein; its protein translation is MSVTTNTAATTTATVAQLLNPLVAELSALSLVGKQAHWHVRGGTFLAVHEYLDTLVDDVREWADTVAERVVALGAPTDGRPAIAASAATAAYPEGFVSTEQTLDLIVEALDKVIALGREAQPALGEADAMSEDVVIEVLRGLDKHRWFFDAQRG
- a CDS encoding Fur family transcriptional regulator; translation: MTHHILEPAELAERLRQSGLRSTAPRRAVYQALAELGGHRSADEVTVHTAANGPKLPRASVYNALSTLVSIGLVMQAETGSGTALYEVASDYHHHLLCRNCGAVTDVPGESPREYLRVRVAGALVESAQIVYRGLCPDCYAGMAAHDARQDVRG
- a CDS encoding ribose-5-phosphate isomerase is translated as MRVHLGTDHAGFEFKEALAKHLSEIGHDVVDHGATDYDAQDDYPAFCIAAGLGVVSDREAGVNALGVVIGGSGNGEQIAANKVSGVRAALAWNIDTAKLGRQHNDANVVAVGSRQHSEAEALSIVDAFLAEEFSAEPRHQRRIDVISKYESDRVAP
- the thiD gene encoding bifunctional hydroxymethylpyrimidine kinase/phosphomethylpyrimidine kinase, which gives rise to MGEIRNILTIAGTDPSGGAGIQADLKTFSALGGYGTSVITALVAQNTQGVAEVLRIPPAFVAAQLRNLLADVRIDAVKIGMLGSRDVIEAVAGVLGEHPLPYVVLDPVMVAKSGHRLLAADAVSALRTDLLPLADLVTPNLPEAADLTEQPEPVDREQMANLAGRLLELGPGAVLLKGGHLPGEICPDLLLTRRVSSQRVSSDRVLSDRAEPGVRPGAVAGGLGERECHWLEAPRVDTRSTHGTGCTLSAAVATLLPQLDGDLPAAVRAAKAYLTGALRASGQLSVGGPGGHGPVHHFYRQWNSDRQPDSAQWNDATIHMSE
- a CDS encoding TenA family protein; amino-acid sequence: MSTVLHPGTSRPAPATNPADDSELPLRAVLWADTAEIFDQILAHPFIAGLGDGSLDPVRFGSYLAQDSLYLGKYAQALAALAGRAPDSEGIRIFASGAVGALAEESGLHQELLDQLLPRLGDARPGDLPASPTTVAYTDFLLKSAGSGSFAEALGAVLPCYWIYAEVGAAMQRASSPDPLFARWIDTYAAPEFAGLVEQVLGYADTWARDAGERERLALRKAYFRGAQFEWMFWDAAWRLERWPVGAEGIIARSTASVAE
- the thiE gene encoding thiamine phosphate synthase; translation: MTHQNPESRSVDSVGSRARRLTTAQLYLCVDSRRDQGDLEQFLDAALAGGVDIVQLRDKSIEAREELELLELFAAAAARHGALHAVNDRADIARLSGAPVLHLGQDDLPVPAARSLLGDDAILGLSTHRPEETAAAVDQPGLDYFCTGPVWSTPTKPGRAAVGLELVRFAHEESARRQSSRPWFAIGGIDHSTIGQVRDAGAQRVVVVRAITDASNPTDAAQKLRAELGPLDAEAQPTLG